One window from the genome of Cottoperca gobio chromosome 15, fCotGob3.1, whole genome shotgun sequence encodes:
- the cdt1 gene encoding DNA replication factor Cdt1, translating into MSQARVTDFFSQRKKSIAGPVKPAKQSRSTVVGRGSSGISSKNKGAFLLSSSVHEEFVRVIDEAAELNDGEYAISNTAKESPSSPRTPKRSSAETEFDLGAAVFSATADHSTAKKRRQVEVVREAKANVPQKATKKKARKKLVLPQDTPQAAVQPLPSEGSQQHVAPTAQVSGQNPEKHLNFQTSPQRGPVISKNNEGRASKALCKEDIATLKSRLQRIKKHVEEISSPTPASSAGSAPNTSSPATSDAKTLKVTVAQAKELAAKVQRRKEERDAKERKLSETQTQDSTEQPAYQQYHTLAQAAPPGISLPYQYKVLTDMFRSMDTVVAMLYNRCETTTFTKIKRGVQDMMHKRFEESHVGQIKTVFPEAYTFRQEKNIPTFNSSIKKGSYQLTVEPVILSDQNEARPFLSASRLLERRRIFHLNLVSIVKQHHKVFLSLLVPPVSVPEDKLTRWHPRFNVDTVPSISTSSLPQPPRTDKLATAQEVLDKARSLITPKMEKALVSLALKTESKAAESKDSTSPQNPTIPEAPAPAAQAPTALKGVSQSLLDRIRAKEAQKLQAAMTRNPIQDERLMMMSRLPELARILRNVFVTEKKPAMIMEVACNRTVASYRSALSTGEMEKHIRLLAEEAADWLTIHPIRKDFYLKLNKNMELNIVLDKLSCRLREEERI; encoded by the exons atgtctCAGGCTCGAGTTACTGATTTCTTTTcccagagaaagaaaagcatcGCCGGTCCAGTGAAACCAGCCAAACAGAGCAGGAGCACTGTTGTCGGCCGTGGCTCTTCTGGGATATCCTCGAAAAACAAAGGTGCTTTTCTTCTTTCGTCCTCCGTCCATGAAGAGTTTGTCCGAGTTATCGACGAGGCAGCGGAGCTAAACGACGGAGAATATGCTATCAGCAACACCGCGAAAGAGTCTCCCTCTAGTCCCCGGACACCAAAGCGGAGCTCAGCCGAGACAGAGTTTGACCTCGGAGCAGCTGTGTTTTCAGCCACCGCCGACCACAGCACGGCCAAGAAGAGACGGCAAGTGGAGGTCGTTAGAGAAGCTAAAGCTAACGTTCCGCAGAAAGCAACGAAGAAGAAGGCCAGGAAGAAACTTGTCCTTCCTCAAGACACACCACAG GCTGCAGTCCAGCCCCTGCCCAGTGAGGGGTCCCAGCAGCACGTAGCGCCAACAGCCCAAGTGTCCGGACAGAATCCTGAGAAGCATTTAAACTTCCAAACCTCTCCACAGAGGGGTCCAGTCATCAGCAAGAACAATGAAGGACGGGCCAGTAAG GCTTTGTGTAAAGAGGACATTGCTACCCTCAAGTCTCGCCTTCAGAGGATCAAGAAACATGTAGAGGAGATAAGCAGCCCTACTCCAGCTTCCTCAGCTGGTTCAGCTCCCAACACCAGCTCACCTGCCACCTCTGATGCTAAGACCCTCAAGGTAACTGTAGCTCAAGCCAAAGAGCTTGCAGCTAAAGTTCAgcggaggaaggaggagagggacgCCAAGGAGCGCAAGCTGAGTGAGACACAAACCCAGGACAG TACTGAGCAGCCAGCATACCAGCAGTACCATACCCTTGCCCAGGCGGCCCCTCCGGGCATATCCCTGCCCTACCAGTACAAGGTGCTGACTGACATGTTCAGGAGTATGGACACTGTGGTTGCAATGCTTTACAACCGCTGTGAGACGACCACCTTCACCAAGATCAAACGTGGAGTTCAGGACATGATGCACAA GCGGTTTGAGGAGAGCCACGTTGGTCAGATAAAGACTGTGTTTCCTGAGGCCTACACGTTTAGACAGGAGAAGAACATCCCAACCTTCAACAGCAGCATTAAGAAGGGCAGCTACCAGCTCACCGTGGAGCCTGTCATTCTCTCAG ACCAGAATGAAGCTCGCCCTTTCCTGTCAGCCTCTCGCCTCCTGGAGAGAAGACGCATCTTCCACCTGAATCTGGTCTCCATTGTTAAACAGCACCACAAG gtcTTCCTATCCTTGTTGGTTCCTCCGGTGTCTGTCCCAGAAGACAAACTGACCCGCTGGCACCCTCGCTTTAATGTGGACACTGTGCCGTCCATCTCAACCAGCTCGCTGCCTCAGCCTCCTCGCACTGACAAACTGGCCACAGCTCAGGAGGTGCTGGACAAGGCTCGCTCACTCATCACACCCAAG atggagaaggctctgGTTTCTCTGGCTCTGAAGACAGAAAGTAAAGCTGCAGAGAGTAAAGACTCAACATCTCCACAGAACCCAACAATCCCAGAAGCCCCGGCTCCAGCCGCTCAGGCCCCAACTGCCCTGAAAGGAGTGTCTCAGTCCCTGCTGGACAGG ATTCGGGCTAAAGAGGCCCAGAAGCTCCAGGCAGCCATGACCCGGAACCCCATCCAGGATGAACGCCTGATGATGATGTCACGGCTCCCGGAGCTGGCCAGGATTCTGAGGAACGTTTTTGTCACAGAGAAGAAACCAGCTATGATAATGGAAGTGGCCTGTAACAGGACGGTGGCCAGCTACAGATCTGCTCTCAGCACAG GTGAAATGGAGAAACACATCCGTCTACTGGCAGAAGAGGCTGCTGATTGGCTGACTATTCATCCAATCAGGAAGGACTTCTACCTGAAGTTGAACAAGAACATGGAGCTCAACATCGTTCTGGACAAACTGAGCTGCAGACtccgagaggaggagagaatcTGA